In Streptomyces sp. NBC_01707, a genomic segment contains:
- a CDS encoding malonic semialdehyde reductase gives MSPVLDPAAQDLLFREARTANTFTDEPVTDDQIEAIYDLVKYGPTSMNQQPLRIVLVRSAEARERLLEHMSEANRKKTAAAPLVAILAADNEFHEELPIQFPHFPQAKDLFAERAVRERSAKLNALIQVGYFIIGVRAAGLAAGPMTGFDAEGIDKEFFGDGEHAVLAVVNIGRPGENAWFTRSPRLAYEQVVSTV, from the coding sequence ATGTCTCCAGTGCTCGACCCCGCAGCCCAGGATCTTCTGTTCCGGGAGGCACGGACCGCCAACACCTTCACCGACGAGCCAGTGACGGATGACCAGATCGAGGCCATTTACGACCTGGTCAAATACGGCCCCACCTCGATGAACCAGCAGCCGCTGCGTATCGTTCTGGTCCGTTCCGCCGAGGCGCGCGAGCGCCTGCTCGAGCACATGTCCGAGGCCAACCGCAAAAAGACCGCCGCCGCCCCGCTCGTCGCCATCCTCGCCGCGGACAATGAGTTCCACGAGGAACTGCCCATCCAGTTCCCGCACTTCCCACAGGCCAAGGATCTCTTCGCCGAGCGTGCGGTCCGTGAGCGGTCCGCGAAACTCAACGCGCTCATCCAGGTCGGTTACTTCATCATCGGCGTCCGCGCCGCCGGCCTGGCCGCAGGCCCGATGACCGGCTTCGACGCCGAGGGCATCGACAAGGAGTTCTTCGGCGATGGCGAGCACGCGGTTCTCGCCGTCGTCAACATCGGCAGGCCGGGCGAGAATGCGTGGTTCACACGCTCCCCCCGTCTGGCGTACGAGCAAGTGGTCAGTACCGTCTGA
- a CDS encoding helix-turn-helix transcriptional regulator, protein MRGTDPAGGRARGRENQAMPRLRLRGRGREIVAVREALDTVHGGRGACVVVEGAPGVGKSRLLAEMDEMARRFGFDVVSVRADELDQFAAGAALQSALQSSDGSDRTAAATDDQRLWLLDNITDALENRAQRAPVAVLVDDAQWADPATLFVLRTLPGRLAASRILWVLAVRSETERPTVARVREDLERLGARWLPLGPLPQQELQRIAADLLGARPSPGLAGLLRGVAGNPFLATQLVRAFVDTDAITVAAGVANLRQHGIPVGFRLSVAARLDRLPEDAVRLLQVGSVLGREFDLGTAARMLGRQVGSLLSGVEAALNAGLLSADGPRLAFRHDLIRQAVHDNLPLAVRTALHREAADSLRRTGARSAEIAWHVVMSGGPVDDEAVTTLHTAVRELSSTAPDAAADFAQRIAGLLPPHDRRRITLLTDAAEYLGRTRRVHEALDLVAATLSHGPEPLQEACLRLVAAEIHQAAGDDDAAMTHLQQALDLAALPPYLRVRLLKTKATGHVYLGDITAAEQTDTGLVEAAYRSGDPALVVSAEVFQSQTFFYRGRLARALELAEEATRRTGTESAALYLRPPRIPALWLATVLTATDRLADTGRILREGQREAEALGLGWSLPHWHAARACALLEQGALDDAAVEADASLTVADELEFTQPNPQARSILALVEIRRGDLAKARDHLRAAEAGSGTTAQRYGLWVSLARACLADAEGRHATAAEALTGSFGEQEPTRLLALPPSHWPGIVRIALRGEGPSVAQAVFGALRSLTAQDDSQQIIGAVRAHVDGLLHSDPRALASAITGYRDTGRPLVLAAACEDLGELMATSADTTPAIRYFEEAGQLASASGALRDHERIRQRLRQLGVRTSAPRHHTTGLPEWRNLTGSERKLIPLVVEGLTNRAIADRLYVSVHTVNTHMKHIFTKLGINTRVELTRLAIERGGIADRAD, encoded by the coding sequence ATGCGCGGCACAGATCCCGCGGGCGGCCGGGCCCGGGGGCGCGAGAACCAGGCCATGCCCCGGCTGCGCCTCCGGGGACGAGGCCGCGAGATCGTGGCTGTCCGCGAGGCCTTGGATACGGTGCATGGCGGACGAGGCGCCTGCGTCGTGGTGGAGGGCGCGCCCGGCGTCGGCAAGAGCCGACTGCTCGCGGAGATGGACGAGATGGCGCGGCGGTTCGGGTTCGATGTGGTGTCCGTACGGGCCGACGAACTCGACCAGTTCGCAGCAGGAGCCGCCCTGCAGTCCGCCCTGCAGTCCTCCGATGGTTCCGACCGAACCGCCGCAGCCACCGACGACCAGCGACTCTGGCTGCTGGACAACATCACGGATGCCCTGGAGAACCGGGCCCAGCGCGCCCCGGTGGCCGTGCTCGTGGACGACGCGCAGTGGGCGGATCCGGCTACGCTCTTCGTGCTCCGTACCCTGCCCGGACGACTGGCCGCCTCGCGGATCCTGTGGGTGCTGGCAGTACGGTCGGAGACCGAGCGGCCGACCGTGGCCAGGGTGCGGGAGGACCTCGAACGCCTCGGAGCCCGATGGTTGCCCCTCGGCCCCCTGCCGCAGCAGGAGCTGCAGCGCATCGCGGCCGATCTGCTCGGGGCGAGGCCGTCACCCGGTCTGGCCGGACTGCTGCGAGGCGTCGCGGGCAATCCGTTCCTGGCGACTCAACTGGTGCGCGCATTCGTCGACACGGATGCCATCACAGTGGCTGCGGGCGTAGCGAACCTTCGGCAGCACGGCATCCCCGTCGGTTTTCGGCTGAGCGTCGCCGCGCGTCTGGACCGGCTCCCGGAGGATGCCGTGCGCCTGCTCCAGGTCGGGTCCGTCCTCGGCCGCGAATTCGACCTCGGCACGGCCGCCCGAATGCTCGGCAGGCAGGTCGGCAGCCTGCTGTCGGGCGTCGAGGCCGCCCTGAACGCCGGTCTGCTCTCGGCCGACGGCCCTCGACTCGCCTTCCGCCACGACCTCATTCGGCAGGCCGTCCACGACAACCTGCCTCTGGCCGTACGGACCGCTCTGCACCGGGAGGCGGCCGACAGTCTGCGCCGCACCGGGGCACGATCGGCGGAGATAGCCTGGCACGTCGTCATGTCGGGCGGCCCGGTCGACGACGAGGCCGTGACCACGCTGCACACCGCAGTACGGGAACTGTCGTCGACCGCCCCCGACGCGGCTGCGGACTTCGCTCAGCGGATCGCCGGCCTCCTGCCGCCGCACGACCGGCGTCGAATCACCCTGCTGACCGACGCAGCCGAGTACCTCGGCCGAACCCGCCGGGTTCACGAGGCGCTCGATCTGGTCGCCGCCACCCTGTCGCACGGTCCTGAGCCGCTGCAGGAGGCTTGCCTGCGCCTGGTGGCCGCCGAGATTCATCAGGCCGCGGGCGACGACGACGCCGCGATGACCCACCTCCAGCAGGCCCTGGACCTCGCCGCGCTACCGCCCTACCTGCGCGTCCGGCTGCTGAAGACCAAGGCGACGGGCCACGTGTACCTCGGGGACATCACCGCTGCCGAGCAGACCGACACCGGGCTGGTCGAGGCCGCCTACCGCAGCGGCGATCCGGCCCTCGTCGTCAGCGCCGAGGTTTTCCAGTCGCAGACGTTCTTCTACCGCGGGCGCCTTGCCCGCGCCCTCGAACTTGCCGAGGAGGCCACCCGACGCACCGGCACGGAGTCCGCCGCGCTCTACCTGCGCCCCCCGCGGATTCCGGCGCTGTGGCTGGCCACGGTGCTGACCGCCACCGACCGGCTCGCGGACACCGGGCGGATTCTGCGGGAGGGACAGCGCGAAGCGGAGGCGCTGGGCCTTGGCTGGTCACTTCCCCATTGGCATGCAGCCCGTGCCTGCGCACTACTCGAACAAGGAGCGCTGGACGACGCGGCCGTGGAGGCCGATGCCAGTCTGACGGTGGCGGACGAACTCGAGTTCACTCAACCGAATCCCCAGGCCCGCTCCATACTGGCACTGGTGGAGATCAGACGCGGTGACCTCGCCAAGGCCCGGGACCATCTCCGCGCCGCCGAAGCCGGTTCCGGCACGACCGCACAACGGTACGGCCTGTGGGTGTCGCTCGCGCGGGCCTGCCTGGCGGACGCGGAGGGCCGGCATGCCACAGCGGCAGAGGCACTCACGGGCAGCTTCGGGGAGCAGGAGCCGACGCGGCTGCTTGCACTGCCGCCGTCCCACTGGCCCGGAATCGTGCGCATCGCTCTGCGCGGCGAGGGCCCGTCCGTTGCGCAGGCAGTATTCGGCGCACTGCGCAGCCTGACCGCGCAGGACGACAGCCAGCAGATCATCGGTGCGGTCCGCGCCCACGTGGACGGCCTGCTCCACAGCGACCCCCGTGCACTGGCGTCCGCCATCACCGGTTACCGGGATACCGGCAGGCCGCTGGTCCTGGCCGCGGCCTGCGAGGACCTCGGCGAGCTCATGGCCACATCGGCCGATACGACGCCAGCGATCCGGTACTTCGAAGAAGCGGGTCAGCTGGCGTCGGCCTCAGGAGCCCTGCGCGATCACGAACGGATCAGGCAGCGCCTTCGGCAGCTCGGCGTGCGCACCAGCGCCCCACGTCACCACACGACCGGCCTCCCGGAGTGGAGGAACCTGACCGGATCCGAGCGGAAACTGATCCCGCTCGTCGTGGAAGGCCTCACCAACCGGGCCATCGCCGACCGGCTCTACGTGTCCGTGCACACCGTCAACACGCACATGAAGCACATCTTCACCAAGCTCGGTATCAACACACGAGTCGAACTGACCCGGCTGGCGATCGAACGGGGTGGTATCGCCGACAGGGCGGACTGA
- a CDS encoding 4-hydroxyphenylacetate 3-hydroxylase N-terminal domain-containing protein produces MRTGKEYLAALNDGRKMWVGDELVENVATHPKTRAYARRLADFYDLHHRPDLEDVMTFVDEEGVRRSMTWFQHRTKEDLKRKRRYMETVLRELGGGATPRTPDVNNYVLLTYVDDPEPWSSQSVGADGRDLTEGIIDFWNVVREGDLNTTPAFVDPQTDRSRESAQADSPALQVVSTSDEGITVRGVKAIGTGAAFGDWIHIGVFYRPGILPEQIIFGAVKPNTPGVTIICRESNVRDGEDVEHPLASQGDELDSVIVFEDVFIPWNRVFHIGNPQHASLYPQRVFDWLHYQALVRQMVRAELMLGLILLITEHIGTYKLPPVQTRIARFAGFHQTLKAHVIASEDEGFTTPGGLYKPNVLMFDFGRAYYLENIAGMVNEVIDLAGRASLIFPTEGQWKRPELRPWLEALQTGPVGRPHDRLKISRVIRDLFLSDWGNRISTFENFNGTPLLAIRTLTMKRAELSPSGSMADLARKVCGIESLDDEQQDTAYTAQADYARRQDAS; encoded by the coding sequence GTGCGTACAGGCAAGGAATACCTGGCGGCGCTGAACGACGGCCGCAAGATGTGGGTGGGTGACGAGCTCGTCGAGAACGTGGCCACGCACCCCAAGACCCGGGCGTATGCCCGCAGGCTCGCGGACTTCTACGACCTGCACCACCGCCCGGACCTCGAGGACGTCATGACGTTCGTGGACGAAGAGGGCGTCAGGCGGTCCATGACGTGGTTCCAGCACCGCACAAAGGAGGACCTGAAGCGCAAGCGCCGCTACATGGAGACGGTGCTACGGGAACTCGGCGGCGGGGCGACCCCCCGCACACCGGATGTCAACAACTACGTCCTGCTGACCTACGTCGACGACCCGGAGCCCTGGAGCAGCCAGTCCGTGGGCGCCGACGGGAGGGACCTGACCGAGGGGATCATCGACTTCTGGAACGTGGTGCGGGAGGGCGACCTCAACACGACGCCGGCGTTCGTCGACCCGCAGACGGACCGCTCACGCGAGTCCGCGCAGGCCGATTCCCCGGCTCTGCAAGTGGTGAGCACCTCGGACGAGGGCATCACCGTGCGGGGCGTGAAGGCGATCGGTACCGGCGCGGCCTTCGGGGACTGGATCCACATCGGCGTCTTCTACCGCCCCGGCATTCTGCCGGAACAGATCATCTTCGGGGCGGTGAAGCCCAACACCCCCGGGGTCACCATCATCTGCCGGGAGAGCAACGTCCGGGACGGCGAGGACGTCGAGCACCCGCTCGCCTCCCAGGGTGACGAGCTGGACAGCGTCATCGTGTTCGAGGACGTGTTCATCCCCTGGAACCGGGTGTTCCACATCGGTAACCCCCAGCACGCGTCGTTGTACCCGCAGCGTGTCTTCGACTGGCTGCATTACCAGGCTCTGGTCCGGCAGATGGTGCGCGCCGAGCTGATGCTCGGTCTGATCCTGCTGATCACCGAGCACATCGGCACCTACAAGCTGCCGCCGGTCCAGACCCGGATCGCGCGGTTCGCCGGCTTCCACCAGACACTCAAGGCGCATGTGATCGCTTCGGAGGACGAGGGGTTCACCACGCCCGGCGGCCTCTACAAGCCGAACGTCCTGATGTTCGACTTCGGGCGGGCCTATTACCTCGAGAACATCGCCGGCATGGTGAACGAGGTCATCGACCTGGCCGGTCGTGCCTCGCTCATCTTCCCGACCGAGGGGCAGTGGAAGCGGCCCGAACTGCGGCCCTGGCTCGAGGCGTTGCAGACGGGACCGGTCGGGAGGCCGCACGACCGGCTGAAGATCAGTCGCGTGATCCGCGACCTGTTCCTGTCCGACTGGGGCAACCGCATCAGCACCTTCGAGAACTTCAACGGCACGCCCCTGCTGGCCATCCGCACCCTCACCATGAAGCGCGCCGAGCTGTCCCCGAGCGGCAGCATGGCAGACCTCGCGCGCAAGGTCTGCGGCATCGAGAGCCTGGACGACGAGCAGCAGGACACCGCGTACACGGCTCAGGCGGACTACGCCCGACGTCAGGACGCCTCGTAG
- a CDS encoding LuxR C-terminal-related transcriptional regulator, whose product MTNSVPTFKLHPPAQPPHLLTRLRLLRRLDAASEPVVVVSAPAGAGKTVLLAEWSRGLAARGECAWLSLDAYDNAPGRLWAVILRALRHVRPELPARIEGDEWTLDAWREEILPSLLTGLGGEGPLTLILDGLETVTDVDAVRSLMDFLTRLPQAFRIVLSTRHMPGRPLPALRARGLVAELDRHDLAFTLEEAQAVLTDLLGSPPTADTSSALYGATEGWAAGLCIMGRALARSASGADMEGSLARGRQGVAEYLATEVLHRLTTEQREFLLRTSVLDELSAGPCQALAGDRAGVLLRELARTVQLLVPVAADPSAYRHHRALSPLLSDALVSEGTDALVSLHRTAAQWYSRQGETTAAVRHWVLGGDESAAVASILDGWEKAISAGRSAEISHWLGHLPPRTVAADARLCVVAAMAALSGGAPETARRWLGVAQLRDTGPETVGEGSTVSDAAAVAQAVACCLMGELLTADRLGESALAGTIPLTSWRALACTARGTALLWTRRYKEAEALLGEATRDAYAAGHSLALVRALGLRAVCALLAGRHDQARILSDEALQAVATAGLDRHFVALSVYISRAGLLLEEGQVEEAERVLAGAEAALAGSPRTGGEPHLRALCHFTRARLESARHNADAAREAREAAERAAARCESPGVLTDLLERVGEGTAVPGPQDLSLGERRVLRALCGPLTLREIAAELYVSHNTVKTQVRAIFRKLDAHNRSGAVARARECGVL is encoded by the coding sequence GTGACCAACTCCGTGCCGACCTTCAAGTTGCACCCTCCGGCCCAGCCCCCGCATCTCCTGACACGCCTGCGTCTGCTGCGCCGGCTTGACGCGGCGTCCGAGCCCGTGGTGGTGGTCTCCGCGCCGGCCGGTGCCGGAAAAACGGTGCTCCTGGCCGAGTGGTCGCGAGGCCTGGCGGCTCGCGGAGAGTGCGCCTGGCTCAGCCTGGACGCGTACGACAACGCCCCGGGCCGGCTCTGGGCCGTCATCCTGCGGGCGTTGCGCCACGTACGACCGGAGTTGCCCGCACGCATCGAGGGCGACGAGTGGACGCTCGACGCATGGCGCGAGGAGATTCTGCCAAGCCTTTTGACCGGACTGGGCGGAGAGGGACCGCTCACGCTGATCCTCGACGGACTGGAAACCGTCACGGATGTCGATGCGGTCCGCAGCCTGATGGACTTCCTGACAAGGCTTCCCCAGGCTTTCCGCATCGTCCTGTCAACCCGGCACATGCCCGGAAGGCCGCTTCCAGCCCTGCGCGCCCGGGGTCTGGTCGCCGAACTCGACCGGCACGACCTGGCCTTCACCCTTGAGGAAGCACAGGCAGTGCTCACCGATCTGCTCGGGTCCCCTCCGACCGCGGACACGTCGAGCGCGCTGTACGGGGCCACCGAGGGATGGGCGGCGGGTCTGTGCATCATGGGGCGCGCACTCGCCCGCTCGGCGAGCGGGGCCGACATGGAAGGGAGCTTGGCCCGCGGCAGACAAGGGGTCGCCGAGTATCTGGCCACCGAGGTGCTCCACCGGCTCACCACCGAACAGCGCGAGTTCCTGCTGCGTACCAGTGTCCTCGACGAGCTGAGTGCCGGGCCGTGCCAGGCCCTCGCCGGGGACCGGGCAGGCGTGCTGCTACGCGAGCTCGCGCGGACCGTGCAACTGCTGGTGCCCGTCGCCGCCGATCCGTCGGCGTACCGGCATCACCGAGCGCTGTCTCCCCTGCTGTCCGACGCCTTGGTGTCCGAAGGGACAGACGCTCTCGTGTCCTTGCACCGGACGGCGGCTCAGTGGTACTCCCGGCAAGGGGAGACGACTGCGGCCGTACGGCACTGGGTGCTGGGCGGCGATGAGTCCGCAGCCGTCGCGTCGATTCTCGACGGCTGGGAGAAGGCGATCTCGGCGGGCCGTAGTGCCGAGATCTCGCACTGGCTGGGCCACTTGCCGCCCCGCACGGTCGCCGCCGACGCAAGACTGTGCGTCGTGGCGGCGATGGCGGCTCTCTCGGGTGGCGCCCCGGAAACGGCCCGGCGCTGGCTGGGTGTGGCCCAGCTCAGAGACACGGGACCGGAGACGGTCGGCGAAGGCAGCACGGTGTCCGATGCGGCTGCGGTCGCTCAAGCCGTGGCCTGCTGCCTGATGGGCGAGCTCCTGACTGCCGACCGTCTCGGCGAATCCGCCCTCGCGGGCACCATTCCGTTGACTTCCTGGCGTGCCCTGGCCTGTACGGCCCGCGGTACCGCACTGTTGTGGACCCGCCGGTACAAGGAGGCGGAGGCGCTGCTCGGCGAGGCGACCCGTGACGCGTATGCCGCCGGGCACAGTCTGGCGCTCGTCCGCGCGCTGGGTCTGCGGGCGGTGTGCGCGCTGCTGGCCGGACGGCACGATCAGGCGCGGATCCTGAGCGACGAGGCCCTCCAGGCAGTCGCGACGGCCGGTCTGGACCGGCACTTCGTCGCCCTGTCCGTCTACATCAGCCGGGCCGGCCTACTCCTCGAAGAGGGACAGGTCGAGGAGGCTGAACGGGTTCTGGCCGGCGCGGAAGCGGCGCTGGCGGGCTCGCCCCGGACCGGAGGCGAACCCCACCTTCGCGCCCTGTGCCACTTCACGCGGGCTCGACTGGAGAGTGCGCGGCACAACGCGGACGCGGCACGGGAGGCCCGCGAAGCAGCCGAGCGGGCAGCGGCCCGGTGCGAGTCGCCAGGGGTACTGACGGATCTGCTCGAACGAGTCGGCGAGGGCACGGCCGTTCCCGGCCCCCAGGACCTGTCGCTGGGCGAGCGCCGAGTACTCCGAGCCCTGTGCGGCCCACTGACCCTGCGTGAGATCGCCGCCGAGCTCTATGTGTCCCACAACACTGTCAAGACACAGGTACGGGCGATCTTCCGCAAACTCGACGCGCACAACAGGAGCGGAGCAGTCGCAAGGGCCCGGGAGTGCGGCGTCCTCTGA
- a CDS encoding flavin reductase family protein codes for MIGTVDMTVDFRAAMSRLATGVSVITTRSGGTPIGMTASAVSALSLDPLQLLVCIGNHLYTRTAIAEHGRFAVNILGEDSEPLARNFAVSKPDKFAGVEICDDHGVPVLKDAIAAVVCDVAEALPGGDHTIFVGDVRYCAHSGDVRPLLYFAGGFGSLRP; via the coding sequence ATGATTGGAACCGTTGATATGACAGTCGATTTCCGAGCCGCGATGAGCCGGCTCGCCACGGGTGTCAGCGTGATCACCACCCGCTCCGGAGGCACGCCAATCGGCATGACGGCGAGCGCCGTGTCCGCCCTGTCTCTGGATCCGCTCCAGCTGCTCGTGTGTATCGGCAACCACCTGTACACGCGGACCGCGATCGCGGAGCACGGTCGCTTCGCCGTCAATATCCTCGGCGAGGACAGCGAGCCCCTGGCGCGGAACTTCGCCGTTTCCAAACCGGACAAGTTCGCGGGCGTCGAGATCTGCGACGACCACGGTGTGCCGGTGTTGAAGGACGCTATAGCGGCCGTCGTGTGCGACGTCGCCGAGGCGCTCCCTGGCGGCGATCACACCATCTTCGTGGGTGATGTCCGCTATTGCGCACACAGCGGGGACGTCCGACCGCTGCTCTACTTCGCGGGAGGTTTCGGCTCGCTCAGGCCCTAG